The genomic interval AGTGGAGAAAAGTTACAAAGAAATACAAATGTCAGTTTGGGAATGGCTTTAGATGGGATGGCAGGGATTTCTATGCGTTCATTCGGGGTAGTCAATGCCCGTCCGGTGATTCGTGGATTTGATGGCGACAGGGTTTTGGTTTTAGAAAACGGTGAGCGCATGGGTGATTTATCAGCTACCGCCCATGATCATGCAGTTACGCTTGACCCAATGGCTATGGAACGTATTGAAATTATCAGAGGTCCGGCCGGTTTGTTATATGGTTCCAATGCCTTGGGAGGCATCGTAAACATGATAAGTGCCGATATACCTCAAAATTGGAAGCCGGGAACCGGAGGCAAATTGCGATTGCAGGGAGCAACGGTCAATAATATGTTTGGTGGCATGGGACGTTTTAATTATGGATGGGACAATGCAGCTATCACTGGTAGGATTGGGTATCGCTCAGCCGGAGAAATGAATACCCCTGAAGGGAGACTGCCGGGAACTGAACTTGTTCAGTATGAAGGTGCGCTTGGAGCCGGTTTTAGAGGGAAAAATAGTAGTACAGGATTGAGCTTTAGCGCAACAGATATGGTTTATGGATTACCGGAAGCAATAGATGATCCGGATGAATCTGTAGAAATTCGCCTTAACAGACAAGCATTACAGGGAAAAACGGTTTTTCGGACAAACAGCTTTATAGAAAACATTGAATTCAGAATACATGCTTCCCGCTTTTATCAGGAAGAAATAGAAATGGAGATAGAGCCGGACGGAAGTTTAGACGAAGATGTTGAGTTGGAATTTGAGCAGCTGAGCCTGAGTTCTTCATTGATATTGCAACACAAACCGTATTGGATTTTCGATCAGGGGGCTATTGGTTTGAATGTGTATGGCCGGACAATGGAGATAGGTGGTGACGAGGCTTTTTCACCGGGTGACGGAAATATGAATGTGGCGCTATTTACTTTTCAGGAGATCCCACTTTTTCCAACTTTCAGGCTGCAATTTGGAGGCAGATTGGAATATAATTTTTTAAGAACCCGGCCTAACAGGGATATTTTTCCGGACATGCCGGTTTTTGAAAGATCAATGCTTAACTATTCAGCTTCTGCCGGATTCAACTTTAAACCACTTAGAGGTCTGGAGATTGGCGGACAGTTTGCCCGTTCATTTAGAAACCCTACAACGGAAGAGTTGTTTTCTGATGGAGCGCATATAGGTGCCGGAGCCTATGAAATTGGCAATCCGGATTTAGAAGTAGAATCTTCTCTTGGTTCAGATTTGTTTATTAAATGGAATTATTCATTATTATCATTGGAGTTTGCTGTTTTCTCAAATACTATTGAAAACTTTATTACCTATCAACCAAGCGGGGAAATAGATTCCGGTTCGGGTTTGCCGATTTTTATTTACGAAAGTAATCGCGCAAACTTGAGTGGAGGAGAGTTTCAGGTATTATTGAATATGACAGAGAACCTATATGCAAACTTTGTAGCGGATTATGTAAGAGGAAGAAGCGGCAAAGAATTTGAGAAAAACCTGCCATTTATTCCACCTTTTCGATTTGGAGGAGAGCTTGGATTTGACAACAATCGGTTTTATGCTTCTGTAGCTCTTAGGTATGTTGCATCACAAATGGAGACTGCGCCTTTGGAGGAGCCGAGTGGTGAATACTTTCTTTTAGGTCTTAATGCCGGGTACAGGCTTGATTTTCATGGCAGGCATTTGTTTTTTGTTCGCGCTGAAAACCTATTGAATGAATCCTATCGAGACCACCTGACCAGAGTCACTGAACGAAATAATCCAATGCCCGGAAGGAATTTTTTACTTGG from Chitinophagaceae bacterium carries:
- a CDS encoding TonB-dependent receptor, which codes for MKKTIINFVRNKKFIDMKNMLCVITGFFFLLFSFSMNVSAENTLNILAKDKSSGETLAGVSVMVKETRLVGSTDLNGKLKLFFPEEAEYTLQFTYVGYVPQEFKVTIPYDKEVLTIALMPGEIGLDQVFISASPTGTGFQFQAAEVLSGEKLQRNTNVSLGMALDGMAGISMRSFGVVNARPVIRGFDGDRVLVLENGERMGDLSATAHDHAVTLDPMAMERIEIIRGPAGLLYGSNALGGIVNMISADIPQNWKPGTGGKLRLQGATVNNMFGGMGRFNYGWDNAAITGRIGYRSAGEMNTPEGRLPGTELVQYEGALGAGFRGKNSSTGLSFSATDMVYGLPEAIDDPDESVEIRLNRQALQGKTVFRTNSFIENIEFRIHASRFYQEEIEMEIEPDGSLDEDVELEFEQLSLSSSLILQHKPYWIFDQGAIGLNVYGRTMEIGGDEAFSPGDGNMNVALFTFQEIPLFPTFRLQFGGRLEYNFLRTRPNRDIFPDMPVFERSMLNYSASAGFNFKPLRGLEIGGQFARSFRNPTTEELFSDGAHIGAGAYEIGNPDLEVESSLGSDLFIKWNYSLLSLEFAVFSNTIENFITYQPSGEIDSGSGLPIFIYESNRANLSGGEFQVLLNMTENLYANFVADYVRGRSGKEFEKNLPFIPPFRFGGELGFDNNRFYASVALRYVASQMETAPLEEPSGEYFLLGLNAGYRLDFHGRHLFFVRAENLLNESYRDHLTRVTERNNPMPGRNFLLGYNFSF